A genomic stretch from Streptomyces venezuelae ATCC 10712 includes:
- a CDS encoding ATP-dependent Clp protease ATP-binding subunit — translation MFERFTDRARRVVVLAQEEARMLNHNYIGTEHILLGLIHEGEGVAAKALESLGISLEAVRQQVEEIIGQGQQAPSGHIPFTPRAKKVLELSLREALQLGHNYIGTEHILLGLIREGEGVAAQVLVKLGADLNRVRQQVIQLLSGYQGKEAATAGGPAEGTPSTSLVLDQFGRNLTQAARESKLDPVIGREKEIERVMQVLSRRTKNNPVLIGEPGVGKTAVVEGLAQAIVKGEVPETLKDKHLYTLDLGALVAGSRYRGDFEERLKKVLKEIRTRGDIILFIDELHTLVGAGAAEGAIDAASILKPMLARGELQTIGATTLDEYRKYLEKDAALERRFQPIQVAEPSLPHTIEILKGLRDRYEAHHRVSITDEALVQAATLADRYISDRFLPDKAIDLIDEAGSRMRIRRMTAPPDLREFDEKIAGVRRDKESAIDSQDFEKAASLRDKEKQLLAAKAKREKEWKAGDMDVVAEVDGDLIAEVLATATGIPVFKLTEEESSRLLRMEDELHKRVIGQKDAVIGLSRAIRRTRAGLKDPKRPGGSFIFAGPSGVGKTELSKALAEFLFGDEDAMISLDMSEFSEKHTVSRLFGSPPGYVGYEEGGQLTEKVRRKPFSVVLFDEVEKAHPDIFNSLLQILEDGRLTDSQGRVVDFKNTVIIMTTNLGTRDISKGFNLGFAAQGDTKSNYERMKAKVSDELKQHFRPEFLNRVDDIIVFPQLTQDDILQIVDLMISRVDERLKDRDMGIELSQSAKELLAKKGYDPVMGARPLRRTIQREIEDSLSEKILFGELRPGHIVVVDTEGEGDERTFTFRGEEKTALPDAPPIEATGGTGPNLSKDA, via the coding sequence ATGTTCGAGAGGTTCACCGACCGCGCGCGGCGGGTTGTCGTCCTGGCTCAGGAAGAAGCCCGGATGCTCAACCACAACTACATCGGCACCGAGCACATCCTTCTGGGCCTTATCCACGAGGGTGAGGGTGTCGCCGCTAAGGCCCTGGAGAGCCTCGGGATTTCGCTCGAGGCGGTCCGCCAGCAGGTGGAGGAGATCATCGGCCAGGGCCAGCAGGCCCCGTCCGGGCACATCCCCTTCACCCCTCGCGCCAAGAAGGTCCTGGAGCTCTCGCTCCGTGAGGCCCTCCAGCTCGGCCACAACTACATCGGCACCGAGCACATCCTGCTCGGCCTGATCCGCGAGGGCGAGGGCGTCGCCGCCCAGGTCCTCGTGAAGCTGGGCGCCGACCTCAACCGGGTGCGGCAGCAGGTCATCCAGCTGCTCTCCGGCTACCAGGGCAAGGAAGCCGCCACGGCCGGCGGTCCTGCCGAGGGCACCCCCTCGACGTCCCTGGTCCTCGACCAGTTCGGGCGCAACCTCACCCAGGCCGCCCGCGAATCCAAGCTCGACCCGGTCATCGGGCGCGAGAAGGAGATCGAGCGGGTCATGCAGGTGCTGTCCCGCCGCACCAAGAACAACCCCGTCCTCATCGGCGAGCCCGGCGTCGGCAAGACCGCCGTCGTCGAGGGCCTGGCGCAGGCCATCGTCAAGGGCGAGGTGCCCGAGACCCTCAAGGACAAGCACCTCTACACCCTCGACCTCGGCGCGCTGGTCGCCGGCTCCCGCTACCGCGGTGACTTCGAGGAGCGCCTGAAGAAGGTCCTCAAGGAGATCCGCACCCGCGGCGACATCATCCTGTTCATCGACGAGCTCCACACCCTCGTGGGTGCGGGCGCCGCCGAGGGCGCGATCGACGCCGCCAGCATCCTCAAGCCGATGCTGGCCCGCGGTGAGCTCCAGACCATCGGTGCGACCACGCTGGACGAGTACCGGAAGTACCTGGAGAAGGACGCGGCCCTCGAGCGCCGCTTCCAGCCCATCCAGGTCGCCGAGCCGTCGCTGCCGCACACGATCGAGATCCTCAAGGGTCTGCGCGACCGGTACGAGGCCCACCACCGGGTCTCCATCACCGACGAGGCCCTCGTCCAGGCCGCGACCCTGGCCGACCGGTACATCTCGGACCGCTTCCTCCCGGACAAGGCGATCGACCTGATCGACGAGGCCGGCTCCCGGATGCGCATCCGCCGGATGACCGCGCCGCCGGACCTCCGCGAGTTCGACGAGAAGATCGCCGGCGTCCGCCGCGACAAGGAGTCCGCGATCGACTCGCAGGACTTCGAGAAGGCCGCCTCGCTCCGCGACAAGGAGAAGCAGCTCCTCGCCGCGAAGGCCAAGCGCGAGAAGGAGTGGAAGGCCGGCGACATGGACGTCGTGGCCGAGGTCGACGGCGATCTGATCGCCGAGGTCCTCGCGACGGCCACCGGCATCCCGGTCTTCAAGCTGACCGAGGAGGAGTCCAGCCGCCTGCTCCGCATGGAGGACGAGCTCCACAAGCGCGTCATCGGGCAGAAGGACGCCGTCATCGGCCTCTCGCGGGCCATCCGCCGTACGCGTGCCGGTCTGAAGGACCCGAAGCGCCCCGGTGGCTCGTTCATCTTCGCCGGTCCGTCCGGTGTCGGTAAGACCGAGCTTTCCAAGGCGCTCGCCGAATTCCTCTTCGGCGACGAGGACGCGATGATCTCCCTCGACATGTCGGAGTTCAGCGAGAAGCACACGGTTTCCCGTCTCTTCGGTTCGCCGCCCGGATACGTCGGCTACGAAGAGGGCGGCCAGCTCACCGAGAAGGTGCGCCGCAAGCCGTTCTCCGTCGTGCTCTTCGACGAGGTCGAGAAGGCCCACCCCGATATCTTCAATTCCCTTCTCCAGATCCTGGAGGACGGTCGCCTGACCGACTCCCAGGGCCGGGTCGTGGACTTCAAGAACACGGTCATCATCATGACCACCAACCTCGGGACCAGGGACATCTCGAAGGGCTTCAACCTGGGCTTCGCCGCCCAGGGCGACACGAAGTCCAACTACGAGCGGATGAAGGCGAAGGTCAGCGACGAGCTGAAGCAGCACTTCCGCCCGGAGTTCCTCAACCGTGTGGACGACATCATCGTCTTCCCGCAGCTGACCCAGGACGACATCCTCCAGATCGTCGACCTGATGATCAGCCGCGTCGACGAGCGCCTCAAGGACCGGGACATGGGCATCGAGCTCTCCCAGTCCGCGAAGGAGCTGCTCGCCAAGAAGGGCTACGACCCCGTGATGGGCGCCCGGCCGCTGCGCCGGACGATCCAGCGCGAGATCGAGGACTCGCTCTCGGAGAAGATCCTCTTCGGCGAGCTGCGCCCCGGTCACATCGTGGTCGTGGACACGGAGGGCGAGGGCGACGAGCGCACCTTCACCTTCCGCGGCGAGGAGAAGACGGCCCTGCCGGACGCCCCGCCGATCGAGGCCACGGGCGGCACGGGCCCGAACCTGTCGAAGGACGCGTAA